Sequence from the Miscanthus floridulus cultivar M001 chromosome 16, ASM1932011v1, whole genome shotgun sequence genome:
CGCCAGGACCAATTCCATTCGCTCTCGCTCCACCCCGCGACCGCGagtcccctccctctcccttcccgccGCCTCCGCGGAATCGTGAGGGGTTCCCTCCCAAATCGTCGGAGTTGATCCTGCCGTGCACGCGCGCGGTGGTTAGGGCTAGGCGGTCTCCGGAAATGGACGCCCCCGattccggcggcggcgcggcggatgCCGGCGAGCCCATCTGGGACTGGGGCAATCTCCTCGACTTCGTCGTCCAGGATGACGACTCCCTGGTCCTCCCGTGGGATGACACCGCCGGTATAGCAGCAGCCGACCCCACCGAGGCTTTCACGGCACCGCTCCCCGCCTCGCCCCCGCTACCGCAGCCggtggagccggagccggagacgGTGCCGGAACCGGGGCCAGTGCTTCCGCCGCCCCCTCTTCGGGTTCAGGGGATCGGGCGCCGCGTCAGGAAGCGGGACCCGCGGCTCGTGTGCCCGAACTACCTCGCGGGGAGGGTCCCGTGCGCGTGCCCCGAGGTGGACGAGATGGTCGCCGCTGCCGAGGTGGAGGACGTGGCCACGGAGTTCCTGGCTGGCGCGCGGAAGAAGACTAagactgctgctgctcgccgtggCAAAGCGGGAGCTGCGGGTGCTGCCGCCGGAGCTGCAGGAGGAGGAACCGTCCGCGCGGCGGTGGCGGAGATGAAGTGCCAAGTGCCTGGATGTGAGGCGGACATACGGGAGCTGAAAGGATACCATCGCCGGCACCGTGTGTGTCTGCGCTGCGCGCACGCTGCTGCTGTCATGCTCGATGGCGTCCAGAAGCGCTACTGCCAGCAGTGCGGCAAGTAAGCCCTAGTTTCTCCACTCCTAGCTGTTTTTATTAATCGGCATGAAACAAATTCGTATCAGTAGGATACACAAGCATGCTTAGCACATTCGTATCAGTTTAAAGTTCGTTTGTGATTGTTTGATTGCCTTTCGTTTTTATCCAAAAGTGACCCAGAATTCATATGTGATGTTTGGATTTtaatccaaagataagtacaaaCTTTGTGTTTTTTCAGAGGCTTTCTTTTTATTAGAATTTCATGGATTTTTAATGCTCCTGTTGATTAGATTGCATCAAGACATTATGGTACaatgttaattttttttttccttcttagTCTTTCCTTAGGGGCATACCCTATTGTGGTGTATTTTCAGAACTCATCTTTACTTAAGGTTAGTCTTAGTGTTAGCTTTTTCTTGACAATAGATCGTAGCAGAATATACATTTCTCAGCACCCATATAGTTCGCAAATCTACTAAATCCTGTTTCCAAGCAGAACGAATTAGTTACTGATACATGTCCACTTGGCTGATGAAGATGTAACCAAAATATTGTGCAGTATTCACTGATTAAACTCATCGTTCATTCTTGTTAATTTTGAAAAGCGATGGTGCACTTTGGTGCTTATTCTTTTGGTGTACGGTGTTGGCACAAGGATGTTGGCTCACTTAACGAACATATAGTAATGCAGAAATGCCATTGGTGTATGGTGTTGCAACAAGGATGTTGGGTCACTTAACGAACATAGTAATGCAGAAATGCCATTGGATTGACTACTTTGCAGTGTTATGTGTGTTTATCCTTATGCCGTGTGTTGGAATTAGAACACGATTGGGTACTAGTTAAGGAAGACGATACTAGATAGAGTGTGTGGTTACAGTAACAACAGGAAAGAGCACTAAAGAAGATTGGAGTTATTAGTTTATGACACACTCGTATTGACTGCAAGATTTGATTCTCTGTACACCCAGTTGCTCTTATACACTCCTGTTTGGCGGGGGTTAATGAACCCAAATTGAACAAAGAACAAAAGGAAATCAAGAGAGAAGGAGCATGGCTGACGAACTGTACATTAGTCATAATTATGGTTGGTGGCATGTATACTCCCTTAGGGTAAATTTTAATAGGGCCAAAACACAAAAGAGGCAAAAAGTTTCCTTGAAGTTGTTTATGAACTTTTATTGTACATGTGTGAGTAGGGCATTACCATATTGGGAaccataattagttaattactaGGTTTGCAGGCCCTGTACCTGATTCACGAACTAAATTGGTATACCTTCTTGATGGCCTTACTTTCATGATGTGGCATGCTCCAAACAGCAAATGAGGTAGCTCTTTGGTATGGGATGCAAAATAGGCGTACAGggggagatgaaacccaaaaggcCATAACTAATTTACATACCTAAAAGGTACACCCCATGGGAACATCACTTCCATGAAATGACATGCTGCAAACCACAAATCAGGTAACTGTTTAGATAAGTGTATTCTGGGAAGGCGCAATAGACATGCTGGGGAGAGAGCAATCTATATACAGGTGCTGGTTTATTTCTCCCTGAGATTGGTACCCCTCTACTTTTAGAGAGGATCCCCTCAACATACTAACCGATTCTAACATATTGGATTCCAGACTCTAGAGTATAAACTATTGATATCCTAACTTTTCTGAAACAGACTAAACCATAATAGAAGGTCTCCTTAACTAAACTAATTCCTCCTGACAATGTTGCTTCTCTAGTGTATGGGTCACTGTGATGGCGTCCAGTGCCACAACTCCCAATGAATATCTGCAGGACTTGTTTTGAGCATTTGATGTTATTTGGATCAGTTTACATAGTGGTACTTTAACAGCAATTTGATAAATTTGTCATGGCTATAATTTGAATTATGGTGTGTTGTAATAATCTTGTGTCTTAGCTTCCTTTTGAAAATGTATTTTCATTTCAGGTTCCATGTATTACTAGATTTTGATGAAGATAAAAGAAGTTGTAGAAGAAAGTTGGAGCGTCACAACAAAAGAAGACGAAGAAAACCTGATTCCAAAGGAACATTAGATAAAGAAATAGATGAACAATTGGATCTGTTAGGAGATGTTAGTGGCGATGGTGAACTTAGAGAAGGTGATACCATTCAATTTCTTCAAATTTGCTAAGGAAAAAGAGTTATTTTTACCTATTTAGTGCTTAGCGTGACTTTTATCATTGGTTCAGCTATTCATGGTTTTTTAAGGTGTCACCTAGGCAGCAAGGTGCCACTGTCGCCTTACTGAAATCAGTGAGAGAGGGAAGTTGAAGAGAGTTTCACATACAAAGAGGTGCCGGAGGGAATGCCGGAGGGAATCAGCAGTGCCTGGTAGCAGAAGCCTCTAGCATCTCTGCTGGCTCTGGTGGCGATGGTTGGTGCAGCCCTCCAGTCAACTGCAGTGGCAATTGTTTCAGATAGAGTTGGCGGCGGCAGCCGATCTGGAGTAGCTGGCAGCAGTGGTGGCTTTGGTAGGGGATCATATGCAGAGATAGGCTTCCTTCAGTGGTGGTGGCAGCAAGGGGGATAGAGGAAGAAGTGCTCCTTGATGTGGTTGGGGAGATCTAAGTGGCACTGCTAGATGAGCCAGTGCGACTAGGGGTTGCCTTGGAGGAACATACATGTGTTGGCTCTTGGCTGTTGAGGGTTGTATTTGGGTCAGGCTTTTGCTGGGCTTCATTGGTCTAGCAAGGGTGATGAGCTGGATATTTTGGGATGGCCCAGTCTGTTTCCATTTTTTTAATCTTTTACTATACTATATAGGGTTCAAGAATATAGTTTACGGCATCGCCTGGCCCAACCTTACCACCTTACCTAAGTGCCTAGTCTCCACATCTCGACTTGCCGCCTTAGGAATATTGCAGCTATTaggtttttcttaaaaaaaaaaaacagcaggaTAGCTGCCTATCATATTGTTTATCTGATTATACATGCACACTGAAAAAAGAACAATTCATGGCTGTTTACCTATCAATAGGTCACAAATATCACAAATACATTTCCCATTTCTAAGTATAGGTTAGCCACAAACCCACAACAGAATATTCTGTATTTAAGTATAACAGCAACATCTTACTATTCAAAATAAGTGGAGAAGCTTCAAAAAAAAGTGGAGAAAAGGAAAGTAATCTTTCGATGTTAATACCTTGCAAAGATATGGTTAGCGTATTTTACTTCCCGTGAAAATGGCTTCACTGTTTATATAATATTTTATTAGCTAgggtatgagtatttggttaacATGGGTTTCCTTAGTCCAGTCCAACTCAATAGTCAATACTTATGATTTGGTTAGGATACTATACTGATAGTGTGGGTTCATCTATGGTCTTATCCGAGTAAACAGCCTATTATACTGTAGTTTAATCTGATCATTCTGCAGTTTGTGTTGTCCAGTGTACGATGTCTTTGTTGACTTATTAATTTTGTGCAGAGAACATGGAAGGCACAACCAGTGAGATGCTTGAGACTGTTCTTAGCAACAAGGTGTTGGACCGAGAAACACCTGTGGGATCAGAAGATGTGCTTAGTTCACCAACCTGTACACAACCTGGTTTGCAAAATGACCAAAGTAAAAGTTTGCAAAATGACCAAAGTAAAAGTGTAGTGACTTTTGCAGCTTCTGTTGAAGCCTGCATTGGTGCAAAGCAGGAAAGTGTAAAACTTGCCAATTCCCCAATGCATGACACCAAGAGTGCCTATTCATCCTCGGTAGGCCCTTTTCTTTGTTCTCATGAAGTTGTTTatttatattaatatttatgattctGCAGTTGCAATCTGTTTAGTTTGATGGAGCTTTTCGTTCCTTCCACTCTAATGGTTGTAGTAATGTTATGCCATCCATTCTAGTGTCCAACAGGGCGCATTTCGTTCAAGTTGTATGACTGGAATCCTGCAGAATTTCCTCGACGCCTACGACACCAGGTATAGTCTTGCTATAAGTTCATTTAACATAGAACTATATTGTTTTGAAGGGATGCTATATGTGAATGTGTAGATCTTCGAGTGGTTGGCTAGCATGCCTGTTGAATTGGAGGGCTACATTCGTCCGGGTTGTACTATTTTAACTGTATTTATTGCAATGCCGCAGCATATGTGGAACAAGGTATgccatattttttttattacaCAACACAGTTATCTTTTCAAGTCAAATGAACAGATGCTGAATAGTTTTGTATTATTTTCTTTTAccatgtactccctctgttccaaactataagtcgttttggcttttctagatacatagtttttgttatgcacctagatactacactatgtctagatacatagcaaaagctatgtaccgagaaaagccaaaacaacttataatttggaacagagggagtatcagTTATGAATGGCTTGCTATAAATCTGTCATAGTGGCCCCATTCCAGATAGATTACAGATGTTCCTACTACATGCGTACTATCATCACCTGCCACTTCTGACTAGTAACATGTTTTAATTAACAACTTGAAAAGTGAAGTACTACCTCTGATCACAAAAGGATGTAATTCTCATTTTTTGAGGAATCAAACGATTTGAAGTTTGACTATAGTTATATAAAAAAAGTACTAACATTTgtaatacaaaataagtatcatcaaattaattatGAAATCTATTCTCATAGTAAACCTAGTTGGAGACATAAGttttaatactatttactataaacttggtcaaagttaagcTAATTTGATTGGGACAAATCCCATAGTTGCATCCTTTTGTgagcggagggagtatatatttgGTGCAAAAAATTCCAGCGTACTATTTACTTTTGTGATTTTACCAGCATACCATGCAGAAATCAGAATGAAAGTATTCTAATTTTATTACTTTGCCTGCATATGGATATATATTATTATTCTCACTGAAGTTCGCCAGTCATCATTTATCAGTTGTCATATGTTCACTGTTGATTGGTTTGTTTGAAGTATATGTTCCTGGGATCTATCGTTCGTCCATTGTTAATGTTTATCTGGAACCTGTAGGTTGGAGTCTTTTCAAAAAGCATTTCTTGGTATTTGTAACAGCAACAACTTTCACTGGTAGTGCTAGGCATCTCTTGCTTAAACAAAGAAAACCTTTGCAAGCTCCAGAGAGCTGAATAAGTTGTTCTGCATTGATAAAGTTTGCTGCCAGACCCTCGAGCTTACTTTCCTTGCTTTCCAGAGATAGGCTAGCTTCTCCTTGCTTTGCTAGGCAAGCTCAAGGAGGAATCTAAACACCCCTGTAGCTTAAGCCAATCATGCTGTGCTATGGTAGAGGTAACAGTGAGTATCAAACTATTAAAAAAATCCAAAAGTAAACTTGTATTGTTTTTGTCACAAGATATTGATGATCCTAAGCGTCACAAGATATTGATGATCCCAAGCTCGTGAGAAGTAATACACCAAAAACTTTAACCTACAGCACGTTGGTTAAAATTCAAACTTGGCAATTCCAAAATCCTGGTACACATtctattgcttatttatttggaGGTTGAAGCAATAGATAGAGAACTGTGTAAACGGAAGTGACTTTAATAGGTAGTTAATTGTACAACAAAGAACTCAGTCAGTTGTACTAATGAAAAATTACTTCAAGCTCTATTCACTTTTAGCTTTATATCCAAACCATTTATTGAAAAATCCTGGTATGTTTTCCCATCTGTTTTAATTTTCTTAAACTAACAGCATTTGACAGTAGGGGAAGACAGTGGCTTCAATTGCTCAACCAAaatagcggccaccatgcaaaGTGGAAAAATACATGGGCAAATCGCTAGTTAGGTTTCTCAATGGGTGCATTGGAGTTGTTGGTGTCCCGAAAAAGGGCAGGGTTTAATGAAGAAACTATTGTTGAAGTAGCGGGGGAGGCACCAAGCTGAAGTTCTAAACAGAAATTTGTTTTCTTTGTGTCCCTTTTTTTCCCTTTAAAAACGAAACACCTATCATAGTCTTCAAACCACGCACAAGGATTTCCCAGACTTTCCCATTGATGTGCTAATTGTGTAGATGAACTCTCACTTGcagtttttcttttcttcttatttttttgCACTTGTATTGTTAACAATTTATGATTGCATCGTAACAAAAACCATGTGTTGCTAATAAATTGCATAATTTTTTACAGTTATCAGATGATGCAGCAGATCTTCTTAGAAACTTGGTAAATTCCCCAAACAGTCTTCTGTTGGGTAAAGGGGCCTTCTTCATTCATGTCAATAACATGTTATTTCAAGTACTAAAAGGTGTGTATGCAGCAACTTGTTACTATGGTATGACATAATAATTTGTGCTTGTAACTATATCGATTCTACATGGTACCTGAATTACCGTGAATATTCATTGCCTTGGATCAATCACAGGCTCAGGGCTATTAGAAGAAGTTCGGATTTCAGTTATACCAATGAAAATTAATGTTCTTTGCTATTATGTGCAAACACCTTGCCGAAAAACCTTTCCTCAGCACATAAGAATGGTCATTTATTTCACATTACTAGATAGCCGATTTACTTTCCTATATTTGGATGCAAAGCTCCATGCGTCCTGTAGTGACATGCATAGTATATTATTGTAAATATATGCTATCTTAGAAGTTTTTAATTGTGCTTTGTGCATATGGAAAAACATTTTTTTGCATCTTATCTCTGCTATTACGGTAGTACCTGCTCAGAGACCTTTGCCCTCCAACACAAATTATTATTTATCTCATGACTACAATCTATTTTTTCTTCAACTGTTGGATGCAAGACTCCTTGCGACCTATACTTACAGGCACATTATTGTTCTCATAAGACTAATCATTATTCATAATAACTCGATTCCAAATAGATCTGGTGCTCATAACAGATTAGAGAATTGCATAGCAAATAAATTGCAGTAATATCTCAACATAAACGCTTTGGTAAGAGAAGAAACACCTGACATCCAAAGCGTTGAAAGGCTTGAAGAgctaatatgataaaaccaaagCCTACTGCAGCCATCTAATTTAAGAACTGACAGAGGTTGCTAGCTCATCCCTACATAGAACAGCAAGCATCAGTTAGATACACCGAATTAAGTGTCTTCTTTTTGCATTTTTGGCATAGTGAATATCATACTATGTTCATATTCATAAGGTTGTCATAATATCAATTCATCTCATGTTTAACTGGAATTGATGAGGGAACTTGTATAGTTAAATTCAGTAGCTTATTGCACTTCCATTATTACCATGAAATAAATACCTGACTAATAATCTGTTTTTTTTATCGGTTGCACATAAGATGGAGCAACATTGATGAGTACCAGATTAGATGTACAAGCCCCAAGGATTGATTATGTTCATCCAACATGGTTTGAAGCAGGGAAACCTGTCGATCTTATCCTTTATGGAAGTTCTCTTGACCAACCGAACTTCAGGTACAAGCTCTGTTGTAATCCTTTTGAAACAGTAAGCCATTGTATCTGTTGAACACTTGAACCCCTACAAAATAGCTTGGGTGTTGGACAACCTTGTTTTATGCTGAACTTTACTAGCATATCTGACAATATCTGTTGTGACATATCTTGGTGTTGACTTATGTGTTTTTATTTTATTGCTATTTTTTATTGGAATAAATTTACTTGTATTAATTTCATTTCCCAACCGAAATACCTATGAATGCGCCAAAGGCAAACTTGTGCTGTTTAGTGTGTTGGAAAAACAAAAATATTGTTTCAATAACCATgtgtagttgatcaaattttacaATAACGCTCTCGGATTCCAGTCTATTCTGATCAATCTGAAGAAACACT
This genomic interval carries:
- the LOC136512979 gene encoding LOW QUALITY PROTEIN: squamosa promoter-binding-like protein 9 (The sequence of the model RefSeq protein was modified relative to this genomic sequence to represent the inferred CDS: deleted 1 base in 1 codon); the encoded protein is MDAPDSGGGAADAGEPIWDWGNLLDFVVQDDDSLVLPWDDTAGIAAADPTEAFTAPLPASPPLPQPVEPEPETVPEPGPVLPPPPLRVQGIGRRVRKRDPRLVCPNYLAGRVPCACPEVDEMVAAAEVEDVATEFLAGARKKTKTAAARRGKAGAAGAAAGAAGGGTVRAAVAEMKCQVPGCEADIRELKGYHRRHRVCLRCAHAAAVMLDGVQKRYCQQCGKFHVLLDFDEDKRSCRRKLERHNKRRRRKPDSKGTLDKEIDEQLDLLGDVSGDGELREENMEGTTSEMLETVLSNKVLDRETPVGSEDVLSSPTCTQPGLQNDQSKSLQNDQSKSVVTFAASVEACIGAKQESVKLANSPMHDTKSAYSSSCPTGRISFKLYDWNPAEFPRRLRHQIFEWLASMPVELEGYIRPGCTILTVFIAMPQHMWNKLSDDAADLLRNLVNSPNSLLLGKGAFFIHVNNMLFQVLKDGATLMSTRLDVQAPRIDYVHPTWFEAGKPVDLILYGSSLDQPNFRSLLSFDGDYLKHDCYRLTSHDTFDQVENGDLIPDSEHEIFRIKITQSRPDIHGPAFVEVENIFGLSNFVPILFGSKQLCSELERIQDALCGSYSKNNVLGELLGASSDPHERRKLHSSVMSGFLIDIGWLIRKPTPDEFKNVLSSTNIQRWICILKFLIQNDFINVLEIIVKSMDSIMGSEVLSNLESGRLEDHVTAFLGYVSHARNIVDRRANHDEKTQIETGGISVNSPNQPSLGASLPLASENTDIGADNKLNSADEEETMPLVTRDVSHRQCCQPDMTARWLKPSLIVTYPGGATRMRLVMTVVVAAVLCFTACLVLFHPHGVGVLAAPVKRYLSSDSAS